A genomic region of Psychrilyobacter piezotolerans contains the following coding sequences:
- a CDS encoding exonuclease SbcCD subunit D, with amino-acid sequence MKIMHLGDLHIGKKVNGYSMIENQRDIFEQIYSVISKKNIETVLIAGDIYDRSVPSEESIQLLDDFLSHLINILSVNVIAISGNHDSPARLDFSRGILAKQGLHILGEYKKLVNKISINNFDFYLMPFVTPAVIRKKFETIIEERELVISTYDDTMKFITGEAVKNLNSDRVNIAIYHGFVIGSGDDEKEIEREESVKPLAIGGKESVAEKYFLDFDYTALGHLHGNRKVKSERVRYSGSPIKYSFSEKNQKKSLTIIDIEKDKFDLEQVEIKDKYPMIELRGTFSEIMEADVDRDAYLKITLTESVLDAMNKLRSRYSQVMELGIEIPATDSIDKDHSSKEIHKIPADQLFADLAGSVGIKIDEEEMKQLRDVINEIKEVAH; translated from the coding sequence ATGAAAATAATGCACCTGGGTGATCTTCACATAGGAAAAAAAGTTAACGGATATTCTATGATTGAAAATCAAAGGGATATTTTTGAACAGATATACAGTGTGATTTCAAAAAAAAATATAGAAACTGTTTTGATTGCAGGGGACATCTACGACAGATCTGTCCCCTCTGAAGAATCTATCCAACTGTTGGATGATTTTTTATCACACCTGATCAATATATTATCTGTCAATGTGATTGCCATCAGCGGCAACCATGACAGCCCTGCCAGACTTGATTTTTCAAGGGGGATCCTGGCAAAACAGGGACTTCATATCCTTGGAGAATATAAAAAACTGGTAAATAAAATAAGTATAAATAACTTTGATTTTTATTTAATGCCCTTTGTTACTCCCGCTGTAATAAGGAAAAAATTTGAAACAATCATAGAGGAAAGGGAGCTGGTTATCTCCACCTACGATGATACTATGAAATTTATCACAGGTGAGGCTGTTAAAAATTTAAACAGTGACAGGGTTAACATAGCTATCTACCATGGATTTGTTATTGGCAGCGGGGATGATGAAAAAGAGATAGAAAGGGAGGAATCTGTGAAACCCTTGGCTATAGGGGGAAAAGAATCTGTCGCTGAAAAATATTTTCTGGATTTTGATTATACGGCCCTTGGTCATCTCCACGGTAACCGGAAGGTTAAAAGCGAAAGGGTAAGATATTCCGGTTCTCCTATAAAGTACTCTTTTTCCGAAAAAAATCAAAAAAAATCATTGACCATCATAGATATTGAAAAAGATAAGTTTGATCTGGAACAGGTTGAGATAAAGGATAAATATCCCATGATCGAATTAAGGGGTACTTTCAGTGAAATTATGGAGGCTGACGTCGACCGTGATGCGTATTTAAAGATAACTCTCACTGAAAGTGTATTGGATGCCATGAATAAATTAAGAAGCAGATACTCGCAAGTTATGGAGCTTGGAATAGAGATACCAGCCACAGATTCCATAGATAAAGATCACTCCTCCAAAGAGATCCACAAGATCCCGGCTGACCAGCTTTTTGCAGATCTGGCCGGCAGTGTAGGAATTAAAATAGATGAAGAGGAGATGAAACAACTAAGAGATGTCATCAATGAAATTAAGGAGGTGGCTCATTAA
- a CDS encoding zinc ribbon domain-containing protein YjdM, producing MKTLPNCPKCNSEYTYEDGNLMVCPECSYEWNPEIEAAENAEKVYKDANGNILVDGDTVSVIKDLKVKGSSLVVKKGTKVRNIRLVDADHDIKCKIDGIGSMELKTEFVKKI from the coding sequence ATGAAAACTTTACCAAATTGTCCAAAATGTAATTCAGAATATACATATGAAGATGGAAACCTTATGGTCTGTCCTGAGTGTTCATATGAATGGAATCCAGAGATAGAAGCAGCAGAAAATGCAGAAAAAGTATACAAAGATGCCAATGGAAATATCTTAGTAGACGGAGATACTGTCAGTGTAATCAAAGATCTTAAAGTAAAAGGAAGCTCCCTTGTGGTTAAAAAAGGGACTAAAGTTAGGAATATAAGATTAGTCGATGCAGATCATGACATCAAATGCAAAATTGATGGGATCGGATCTATGGAATTAAAAACTGAATTTGTAAAAAAAATATAA
- a CDS encoding TetR/AcrR family transcriptional regulator: MTRLERKLAIKKLFIDTTVTIIKEEGIEKVSIRKIAKITGYNSATLYTYFKNLDYLILLSSLKFLKECIEGLNDYIIEAKNPLEESVLIWEFFCKCSFKRPKIYSSIFFSNLDYNQKNIENSCVLEEFYKIYPEDIPTSFTKFENIILKLDLYERNKEVLINLVDERFITLDKIEPINDLQLLIYKGLLEEAAKTRNVKTRNFLCDKAIRYIKNCYNFSPCI, from the coding sequence ATGACAAGATTAGAACGGAAATTAGCCATAAAAAAACTTTTTATAGATACAACTGTGACTATTATTAAAGAAGAGGGCATAGAAAAAGTTAGTATAAGAAAAATTGCCAAGATTACCGGGTATAACAGTGCTACTCTTTATACTTATTTTAAAAATTTAGATTATTTGATACTTTTAAGTTCTCTCAAATTTTTAAAAGAATGTATTGAGGGTCTAAATGATTATATTATTGAAGCTAAAAACCCATTAGAAGAATCTGTTTTGATTTGGGAGTTTTTTTGCAAATGCTCCTTTAAAAGACCAAAAATTTACAGCTCTATATTTTTTTCAAATTTGGATTATAATCAAAAAAATATAGAAAATAGTTGTGTACTTGAAGAGTTTTATAAAATTTATCCTGAAGATATCCCAACATCTTTCACGAAGTTTGAGAATATAATCTTAAAATTAGACCTCTATGAGAGGAATAAAGAGGTTCTTATTAACCTGGTTGATGAAAGATTTATAACTCTGGATAAAATTGAACCTATAAATGATCTGCAGCTGCTTATATATAAAGGTTTACTCGAGGAAGCGGCTAAAACCAGAAATGTTAAAACACGTAATTTTTTATGTGATAAAGCCATTAGATATATAAAAAATTGTTATAATTTTTCACCTTGTATTTGA
- a CDS encoding BCCT family transporter — protein sequence MEKKIKKSKTRLNKPKFETDKLKGKTKLLHSRNVNKWGFDFHPQVSIISGLLVLFFIGATLKDPVRVNEILSGVKNSITNNWNWFFIISANIFLIFPVYLMFSKLGEVRLGGPKAKPEYTNFAWYSMLISAGMGIGLMFWSVGEPLYHATTKMPITDGNSVGEALGITFYHWGFHPWGIYTLVGLSLAFFAYNRGLPLSLRSVFYPIFKDKVFGWVGDIIDITAVVSCLFGLATSLGFGSQQINAGLNFLFGIPQSPKVQVIIIVAITSIATLSVVSGIGKGVRILSELNMKVAAVFLILIIVLGPTLYMVRAFNNGIGFYLNNLISISFFTENGNKWQGSWTIFYWAWWISWSPFVGMFIARISKGRTVREFILAILIVPTLLSFVWLSAFGGTALFQNSIDGGVLLNAVNNNVATSLFTMIQNLEISSLFKMVLSVMGTFLVISFFVTSSDSGSLVVDNLTSGGKMDSPIPQRIFWAVMEGTIAAALLIAGGSQALSALQTGVILSGLPFTAMLLAMTYSLHIGLRNDLNKLKQYREDKLLNKIFNEKIYVEFEKDTQIKGKSDKINLDVI from the coding sequence GTGGAAAAAAAAATCAAAAAATCAAAGACGAGGTTAAATAAACCGAAGTTTGAAACCGATAAGCTAAAAGGGAAAACAAAATTACTACATTCCAGGAATGTAAATAAGTGGGGGTTTGACTTCCATCCGCAGGTATCAATTATTTCCGGACTGTTGGTTTTATTCTTTATAGGAGCTACTTTAAAAGATCCTGTGAGGGTCAATGAAATTTTGAGTGGTGTTAAAAACAGTATAACCAACAACTGGAATTGGTTTTTTATAATAAGTGCCAATATATTTTTAATTTTCCCTGTCTATCTTATGTTCAGTAAATTGGGAGAAGTTAGGTTGGGAGGACCCAAAGCAAAACCGGAATATACTAATTTTGCGTGGTATTCCATGCTTATAAGTGCCGGAATGGGTATCGGTCTTATGTTCTGGAGTGTAGGGGAGCCCCTTTACCACGCTACAACAAAGATGCCCATAACCGATGGGAATTCTGTTGGAGAGGCTTTAGGTATAACTTTTTATCACTGGGGATTTCATCCATGGGGAATCTATACCTTGGTAGGTTTATCCCTTGCATTTTTTGCATATAACAGAGGATTGCCTCTTTCTTTAAGATCTGTTTTCTATCCGATATTTAAAGATAAGGTATTTGGATGGGTAGGAGATATCATCGATATAACAGCTGTAGTTTCATGTTTATTTGGACTGGCCACTTCCCTTGGATTTGGATCACAGCAAATAAATGCAGGATTAAATTTTTTATTCGGGATCCCTCAATCACCGAAAGTACAAGTAATAATTATAGTTGCAATTACATCTATAGCAACGTTATCTGTTGTTTCCGGAATAGGTAAGGGAGTCAGAATCCTTTCAGAATTGAATATGAAAGTCGCAGCCGTCTTTCTTATTCTGATTATAGTTTTAGGGCCGACTCTTTATATGGTAAGAGCTTTTAATAATGGAATAGGATTTTATTTGAATAATTTAATTTCTATAAGTTTCTTTACTGAAAACGGGAATAAGTGGCAGGGTTCATGGACAATTTTCTACTGGGCATGGTGGATTTCATGGTCACCTTTTGTAGGGATGTTCATTGCCAGAATTTCAAAAGGAAGAACAGTTAGAGAATTTATATTAGCTATTCTCATAGTACCTACATTGCTAAGTTTTGTCTGGCTGTCTGCATTTGGAGGAACAGCTTTATTTCAAAACAGTATAGATGGAGGAGTTCTGCTGAATGCAGTCAACAATAATGTAGCGACTTCGTTGTTTACAATGATCCAGAATTTAGAAATATCTTCACTTTTTAAGATGGTTCTTTCAGTGATGGGTACATTCTTAGTTATATCATTCTTTGTCACTTCCTCGGATTCTGGCTCCCTTGTGGTTGATAACCTGACCTCTGGAGGAAAGATGGATTCTCCGATTCCTCAGAGAATATTTTGGGCTGTAATGGAAGGTACCATAGCAGCAGCACTTTTAATTGCCGGGGGAAGTCAGGCATTAAGTGCCCTTCAAACAGGGGTTATTCTTTCGGGGCTGCCCTTTACAGCTATGCTCCTTGCCATGACTTATAGTTTACATATCGGTCTTCGAAATGATCTGAATAAACTTAAACAGTATAGGGAAGATAAATTATTAAATAAAATATTTAATGAAAAAATATACGTTGAATTTGAAAAGGATACGCAGATCAAAGGAAAGTCAGATAAAATTAATTTAGATGTTATATAA
- the glsA gene encoding glutaminase A — protein sequence MEKILDRIVKKNKIKTKFGNVANYIPGLDKAGKEDLGICLLDMDGNRYVHGDYNKKFTIQSVSKPIALMLAMLDNGVDYVFSKVGTEPTGDAFNSMIRLETAIIKKPYNPMINAGAIAVSSMIKGKDKEEKFKRLLDFFKMVTENDTLEYNEEIYSGENRTGNKNRAMAYFMKDQGVIESSVEDSLDVYFKQCSIEVTTVDLAMVGMFLARNGRLSTGEKIISDYQAKAVKSLMMTCGMYDGSGEFALKVGIPSKSGVGGGIMSVLPNKMGIGIYGPALDKKGNSIGGDGILEDLSKELDLSIF from the coding sequence ATGGAAAAAATATTAGATAGGATAGTTAAAAAAAATAAAATTAAAACAAAATTTGGAAATGTGGCAAATTATATACCCGGACTGGATAAAGCAGGAAAGGAAGACTTGGGGATATGTTTATTGGATATGGATGGGAATAGATATGTACATGGTGATTATAATAAAAAATTTACTATTCAAAGTGTATCTAAACCAATAGCCCTCATGCTGGCTATGTTAGATAATGGGGTAGATTATGTATTTTCCAAAGTGGGTACAGAGCCTACAGGAGATGCGTTTAATTCTATGATCAGGCTGGAGACGGCTATTATAAAAAAACCGTATAATCCAATGATAAATGCCGGAGCCATAGCAGTTTCATCTATGATAAAGGGGAAAGACAAGGAAGAAAAATTTAAGAGGCTGCTGGATTTCTTTAAAATGGTGACTGAAAATGACACCTTGGAATATAACGAAGAGATCTATTCGGGGGAAAACAGAACCGGAAATAAAAACAGGGCGATGGCTTATTTTATGAAGGATCAGGGAGTGATAGAATCATCTGTAGAAGACAGTTTGGATGTATATTTTAAGCAGTGTTCCATAGAGGTAACTACCGTAGATCTGGCTATGGTTGGGATGTTTTTAGCCAGAAACGGCAGATTATCTACCGGGGAAAAAATAATCTCAGATTATCAGGCTAAGGCGGTAAAATCACTTATGATGACCTGTGGGATGTATGATGGATCGGGAGAATTTGCTCTAAAAGTAGGAATACCATCGAAAAGTGGAGTTGGAGGAGGAATAATGTCCGTTTTGCCGAATAAGATGGGGATAGGGATATATGGTCCGGCTTTGGATAAAAAAGGCAACTCCATAGGTGGAGACGGAATATTAGAGGATCTGTCCAAGGAACTGGATCTGAGTATATTTTAA
- a CDS encoding NUDIX hydrolase translates to MQIKFYNQNALDKKKYSIIIPLYEGKLVLVKHEKRDTLELPGGHIEKGETAEMAAKRELYEESGATSFELTYLCDYSVEKNGDLGYGSVFMAAINKFGNLPNFEMEDKFLVGEIPENLTYPEIQGEFIRKYLVKNGENFEFKEI, encoded by the coding sequence ATGCAAATAAAATTTTATAATCAAAATGCATTGGATAAAAAAAAATATTCAATAATCATTCCTCTGTATGAAGGGAAATTAGTTTTAGTTAAACATGAAAAAAGAGATACTCTGGAACTGCCCGGCGGACACATAGAAAAAGGTGAAACAGCCGAGATGGCAGCCAAGAGGGAACTGTATGAGGAGAGTGGGGCAACCAGTTTTGAGCTGACTTATCTATGTGACTATAGTGTAGAGAAAAACGGAGACTTAGGATACGGCAGTGTATTCATGGCTGCAATAAACAAATTTGGGAACCTGCCGAATTTTGAGATGGAGGATAAATTCCTAGTGGGAGAAATACCTGAAAATCTTACCTATCCAGAGATCCAGGGAGAGTTTATAAGGAAATATCTGGTAAAAAATGGAGAAAATTTTGAATTTAAAGAAATTTAG